From one Bradyrhizobium sp. Ash2021 genomic stretch:
- a CDS encoding dienelactone hydrolase family protein yields the protein MSAEPLLTSDIIGLTKIAPFSRRGFMTASAAVTAGYTLAAGPVRADVIKTDTNGLTAGDTRIKVADGEMPGYFARPAGVSNPPVVLVAMEIFGLHEYIKDVTRRLAKLGAFAVAPDYYFRKGTDLTKITDIPQLMPIVNSKPDAELLSDLDSTVAWAKSQGGDTSRLGIIGFCRGGRTVWKYAAHSGALKAGASFYGPPVDPPNPIWPKSPLQLAPEMKAPVIGLYGEADTGIPVAQVEALKAALADNKKTAEFKIYPGAPHGFHADYRASYRKEAADDAWSQMQAWFKKYGVLS from the coding sequence ATGAGTGCCGAACCCCTGCTGACTTCAGACATCATCGGGCTGACAAAAATCGCGCCGTTTTCCCGCCGCGGGTTCATGACCGCGTCGGCCGCCGTGACGGCCGGATACACCCTTGCCGCCGGACCGGTGCGCGCCGACGTGATCAAGACCGACACCAATGGCCTCACCGCCGGCGACACCAGGATCAAGGTTGCTGACGGCGAAATGCCCGGCTATTTCGCCCGACCGGCCGGCGTCAGCAATCCACCCGTCGTACTGGTGGCAATGGAGATCTTCGGCCTGCACGAATACATCAAGGACGTGACCCGGCGCCTGGCCAAGCTCGGCGCATTCGCGGTCGCGCCGGATTATTATTTCCGCAAAGGTACCGATCTCACCAAGATCACGGACATCCCGCAGCTGATGCCGATCGTGAATTCGAAGCCGGACGCGGAATTATTGTCCGATCTCGACAGCACGGTGGCCTGGGCCAAGTCGCAGGGTGGCGATACCTCCCGGCTCGGCATCATCGGGTTCTGCCGCGGCGGACGGACGGTGTGGAAGTATGCCGCCCATAGCGGCGCGCTCAAGGCGGGCGCCTCGTTCTATGGTCCGCCGGTCGATCCGCCCAACCCGATTTGGCCAAAGAGCCCGCTGCAGCTCGCGCCGGAGATGAAGGCGCCGGTGATTGGCCTGTACGGCGAAGCCGATACCGGGATTCCGGTGGCGCAGGTAGAAGCATTAAAGGCCGCGCTGGCCGACAACAAGAAAACCGCCGAGTTCAAGATCTATCCGGGCGCGCCGCACGGCTTCCACGCTGACTATCGCGCCAGCTATCGCAAGGAAGCGGCCGACGATGCCTGGAGCCAGATGCAGGCCTGGTTCAAGAAATACGGGGTGTTGAGCTAG
- a CDS encoding gamma carbonic anhydrase family protein has translation MAIYELDGQAPDLPADGNYFIADTATVIGKVRLKNSASVWFGAVLRGDNEWIEIGEGSNVQDNSTCHTDRGFPLTIGTNCTVGHNVILHGCTLEDGALVGMGSIVMNGAKIGRGSIVGANSLITEGKEYPEYSLIIGSPASVIRTLSPEQVTAMGSAAKFYALNGPRFKNGLKKIG, from the coding sequence ATGGCGATCTACGAACTGGATGGGCAGGCGCCCGATCTTCCCGCGGACGGAAATTACTTTATCGCCGACACTGCAACCGTAATCGGCAAGGTGCGCCTCAAGAACTCGGCCAGCGTCTGGTTCGGCGCGGTGTTGCGCGGCGACAATGAGTGGATCGAGATCGGCGAAGGGTCCAACGTGCAGGACAATTCGACCTGCCACACCGATCGCGGCTTTCCGCTCACGATCGGAACGAACTGCACGGTCGGTCACAACGTCATCCTGCACGGTTGCACGCTCGAAGACGGCGCGCTGGTCGGGATGGGTTCGATCGTCATGAACGGCGCGAAGATCGGCCGCGGCAGCATCGTCGGGGCGAATTCCCTCATCACCGAGGGCAAGGAATATCCCGAGTATTCGCTGATCATCGGTTCGCCGGCGAGCGTGATCCGCACGCTTTCGCCCGAACAGGTGACGGCGATGGGAAGTGCTGCGAAATTCTACGCCCTCAACGGGCCGCGCTTCAAAAACGGCCTGAAGAAGATCGGCTGA
- a CDS encoding DUF6949 family protein, translating into MSPDALNSLFSLCIGFALAGALASGYQAMAERPAGFGLLQQGVAPKTFAAVPFLVFAAPFIIMRNTLRGAKIERRRFEFVMMATVIAGFWSLMSGTFFLMTLRAAGVLA; encoded by the coding sequence ATGTCCCCCGATGCGTTGAATTCGCTTTTCTCCCTTTGCATCGGCTTTGCGCTGGCTGGCGCCCTTGCCAGCGGCTACCAGGCCATGGCCGAGCGTCCCGCGGGTTTCGGGCTGCTGCAGCAGGGCGTGGCGCCGAAGACGTTTGCCGCCGTCCCGTTCCTGGTCTTTGCCGCGCCCTTCATCATCATGCGCAACACGCTGCGCGGCGCCAAGATCGAACGCCGCCGCTTTGAATTCGTGATGATGGCGACCGTCATTGCCGGGTTCTGGAGCCTGATGTCCGGTACGTTCTTCCTGATGACGTTGCGCGCCGCCGGGGTGCTGGCCTAG
- a CDS encoding DUF3126 family protein yields MDVQEVRKLDAYLKRVFGNPKIRVVPRPKKDDSAEVYIGEEFIGVLFVDDEDDDRSFQFQMAILEEDLVDQG; encoded by the coding sequence GTGGACGTTCAGGAAGTCAGGAAGCTCGACGCCTATCTCAAGCGCGTGTTCGGCAATCCCAAGATTCGCGTGGTGCCGCGGCCCAAAAAGGATGACTCGGCCGAGGTTTATATCGGCGAGGAGTTCATCGGCGTGCTGTTCGTCGATGACGAAGACGACGATCGCTCATTCCAGTTTCAGATGGCGATCCTCGAGGAAGATCTGGTCGATCAGGGGTGA
- the cysE gene encoding serine O-acetyltransferase, which translates to MAVHQVNPQGAKLAALDPIWDRVRGEAEDIVRREPELASFIYSTVLHHDRLEDSVIHRIAERLDHSALSGDLIRQAYDEALRDEPDLGNAFRADLVAVYDRDPATTRFIDPLLYFKGFHALQTHRLAHWLYRKGRKDFAYYLQSQSSAAFQTDINPAAKIGRGIFLDHATGFVCGETAVIDDDVSILHGVTLGGTGKENEDRHPKIRHGVLIGAGAKILGNIEIGHCARIAAGSVVVKPVPHNVTVAGVPAKIVGEAGCAEPSRTMDQMLNAIGL; encoded by the coding sequence ATGGCAGTGCATCAGGTCAATCCACAGGGTGCGAAACTGGCGGCGCTCGATCCGATCTGGGATCGTGTGCGAGGCGAGGCGGAAGACATCGTCCGCCGCGAGCCCGAGCTTGCCTCCTTCATCTATTCGACCGTGCTGCATCACGATCGCCTTGAAGATTCCGTGATCCATCGGATTGCCGAGCGGCTCGACCACTCGGCGCTCTCGGGCGATCTGATCCGCCAGGCCTATGACGAGGCGCTGCGCGACGAACCCGATCTCGGCAACGCGTTCCGCGCCGACCTGGTAGCGGTCTATGACCGCGATCCCGCGACCACGCGGTTCATTGATCCCTTGCTCTACTTCAAGGGGTTTCACGCGCTTCAGACCCATCGGCTGGCGCACTGGCTCTATAGAAAGGGCCGCAAGGATTTCGCCTATTATTTGCAGAGCCAATCGTCGGCGGCGTTCCAGACCGACATCAATCCGGCGGCCAAAATCGGTCGCGGTATTTTCCTCGACCACGCCACCGGTTTCGTCTGCGGCGAGACCGCCGTGATCGATGACGACGTCTCGATCCTGCATGGCGTTACGCTGGGCGGCACCGGCAAGGAGAACGAGGATCGCCATCCCAAAATTCGCCACGGCGTGCTGATCGGGGCGGGCGCGAAAATTCTCGGCAATATCGAGATCGGTCACTGCGCGCGCATTGCCGCCGGTTCCGTGGTGGTCAAGCCGGTGCCCCACAACGTCACCGTGGCCGGTGTTCCCGCCAAGATCGTCGGCGAGGCCGGCTGCGCCGAGCCGTCACGCACCATGGATCAGATGCTCAACGCGATCGGGCTTTGA